One genomic region from Electrophorus electricus isolate fEleEle1 chromosome 23, fEleEle1.pri, whole genome shotgun sequence encodes:
- the tasor2 gene encoding uncharacterized protein tasor2 isoform X2, with protein MENDTTLSKEGLLEPVLPGSVTFDNSILAPLQNSYLYEESKECFTYNSAYLVNNAALQRRYSAFRAEKQEYGYSEEELEESFGFLLFADESEANKLADTGLLVGQGMCTTLGDSSKGVYISKYSDCLDLKRWYDGKTGYIVLLKLIKGRVKEVTENYTQNFTTPSAGFDCHVSEQLRAVCASTSSFLAFERTQYYIYELLEGSGNTESCPRHVCPFAIVAFSYGKTTISLELKEKSQEKTLFHYQPWSGQLKIESIVYDVGLKSIHGAMFPANLPKTVKVDHTIGVSELRKTLPEAIFETSLVGEASLEGRCFSLYDVVSCEVKSDLSLLTHELKEKDMALVIYLDDSGFLVVLHSSHFLSYEGAATDKASALQGMFIFPDSRTVPRETKIGHSESKVSAEVLQVLPALNYAESEMEKCPPNQQGEPLSIVEKHLQNFATLFFPGLSSIPAREASMFPDQYDVPDGFPLIAPKWTEEAGARLNTYMKNPCSFQLSIERTLELLTAGKQQRSDEHDDDVYYYISSPEEAPQTPSGMVSERDVAAESDHIIGSNTLSHELKNAREQQTERQKNVTAELSKDIGTPSAAGVAMTESTDISPKSCDLPTEPCVNTAADSEKTLHSNTANDECSAGSRDVSQEPPIQSTGVALLSLTVNGNDASGMAAMPTQHLQTATDVDLCKKVNCMLDVPHKVGEQMPDVSKEVAKEAGLTIPVSLPVTSVNQMDTLTTGCVEVHPQVDSDVPPERTLNLKLLPRRRGRRKKRGLKRNPNKVRQTPVSVQNTNSPSCSSVEASIEQSSNSETVLSSPSSQPRQKDWRSLPRRKRHWKADISMKRILRSDVKASETKSLVENISDITELAGYMTSTPKRKMDGCSMRERYGLKTIITDCGRIFVPHGSDAAPGDVKLPKDTKDDQDFSLERANSPSKEKLSKPTSPLTHAKSPPLEMEKKGQHMPLTHIQNIPVITSSKAQSSQQATVQAEKDDTSHNNSDQSLDSDLQPTSTEKCKGKIKDHVYRAISISKLKTVLKRAKMTKSPSPGDHGKSDNGEPEVKKTKPNIDVDLTSTSGKSSPHKDMNNKHSVSQDNSESAGNQEPLENTLSKQTLVSWRELKTSSSQAKLMSKNTKENGCITLDKPPPFAVVKQADHQLISTITGDRAEGKNISSDGKTCKEGLATGGSPPSDALNLLADLALSANSDKTANLGEKPRQDTHVGVKTSNSPESVLHALLQNPTTRLKLPPTSPYQMGLEVAGDLMLDISEEHSYSQPTSLLSGLSRACSQVPPPVGCVESLLSLNPGLLKLPDQTSGLANQEKGGKNGWKYLTSLSMPPSSGLKRSKFLRHRRIFEKEGSIQVTRFWREIYDFKFDSKFTNVKLDKTVTRALHGKWDFGIQDNYEQVHLIFHMWIGLFYSKSTSRFFHFDQNCPPLDLNPSQSIGPVQPAVPLPDVGLGSSEDRTTSVQPGPDILDLSLKASGPVSHCTMSQGSSEEDQPSSKRSRPEHTSESKGPEVRANSNLSLTDSIVDDLDGNSVPNNDDYSDIENDSTTETSYTKLLENNNAYSNLCEQTLSMHIDEQKSLKAQKNEPVFKNQGISEALRIKSAGKMASGTLNSLDTKALAVFHQVVGPARPKMHTKMPDQVHGRKIILKSLSFKDKGGARTPTSVISECVSKDEEHEAALSGKSRGIAPVHCRNNKDECAFQNLVGHSSASSVAVHGGNDATKLKVKSLLNTSNDIPMNVHNDNNKTTDKIKDAQADTTGKIHDDKTKKQVRPMPDIRHEMSLLDTRDDMSVNKVKDKTPQTACQVNVAKAEVKPKHDIRNYTPVHTQDVNDAKDRITTMHSVRDDTPADVQDVNKSIEDGVKAVHNVQDDTPADVQDVNESIEDGVKAVHNVQDDTPADVQDVNDTKDEVTPVHSVRDDRMVDVQDVNESANVGVKAAHNVQDHTPADVQDINDAAKNEVTPVHTVRHDKLVNVQDVNESTKDGVTPVHSVQDHTPADVQDVNDTKDEVTPVHSVRDDRMVDVQDVNESANVGVKAADNVQDHTPADVQDINDAAKNEVTPVHTVRHDKLVNVQDVNESTKDGVTPVHSVLGDTPIDVQNTNDAAKDEVTPVHGVRDDKPVDVQDVNESIEGGVKAVHNVQDDTPADVQDVNDTKDEITPVHSVRDDKPEDVQDVNESAKDGVTPVHSVQDDTPIDVKDINVAAKDRITPVQRENDDTPIDVQDVNYAKEGDTPVQSVIDDTPIDVQYVNDSEERVTPAHSVRDDATVQDVNDETKKAKPKSDARESVSEHPDVDQTEGMVVDEVQISSDITEHMVERDENKTREEEFLCNNTNLETVSEKQKDSDDEPHVSALEQDFTDSVHVEICDEKTLEEMHVDVSGGETPVEQISSMKEDNVLKRHEGEVATEISVVKNDRKQTRDYAQPEIAEYFSADDVSSKAHCFLLKEGDRSPAVSDMCILTENDKSTVLHPSSVVQNETPEINQRELKETHVDVSSCTAVINQESGTDQKHLAPTICETFADEVPGMSSGDSQNVSTPSIQINSELGMTSRSSTPTQDELPYTQEVCENIRIQQVGHLQDNHTSEQVPHSVTRSPTIAGSALNSSIIERHISSSPCYKVQSFPQGPDWSSYEATGDLTDESRSLTQKPVPKQNLRNLVHETISSRELSSKENQSQKYQYGHFSEQYKELSPELSSWAHGSSFKTDRPSRLREPYACDQDSEGFPTHFSISDNREFAYMPKDTTESESHIPDWVHQIHYADSKYTVHESNERAFPYKHRSDLSLSESNEESESQGMGSIRYSRKKSKRTFCQDEWNEEDFDGIIDYSIKKTFSCGVERTKILKTHTFSPYQCRRESRQIFDWRRYFRREGVFKLSEGNDRFVHNPPSSIVTVFDKKGNRVIFENPSTLKRSIGAHGVSVKDSFHTWEDQRSKSNITQSLMELEYLIFSEKMNQMLKNCKATSKPKSQHRHNVNSVENLMTIRFSRLEEEDTTAFDETWPTLPKFKINVDMSERKGMRKIINYGKPLHLQSLFCERGTMAACSRISDITKDCAKSYNSMMNDVCAGKTIPHQNNKSKRKWDIESTACIKQSAFCGRIKKDMFDNLHDNLNSIVRQACKIKYKFYILVTSSDSFFEETKELLEAEGHAAVEPYQFEIDESGQTPLLILLRNEDIAEHICEVPHLLELKKSSRVLFAGIDRPDDVVNLTHQEVFARGGFVVFDEAALDALSLENMKKVVGVMEELDKKGKWKWFLHYRDSRKLRENVSNSCQ; from the exons ATGGAGAATGACACTACTCTCTCAAAAGAAG GTCTTCTTGAACCTGTGCTTCCAGGCTCAGTAACCTTTGACAACAGTATTTTGGCTCCTCTCCAGAACAGCTATTTGTATGAGGAGTCCAAAGAGTGCTTTACCTATAATTCAGCATATTTGGTCAATAATGCAGCTTTACAAAGAAGG TATTCAGCCTTTCGTGCTGAGAAACAAGAATATGGCTACTCCGAAGAGGAACTGGAAGAATCATTTGGCTTCTTGTTATTTGCTGATGAGTCTGAG GCAAATAAACTTGCGGACACAGGCTTATTAGTTGGGCAAGGGATGTGCACCACGCTTGGAGATTCTTCAAAGG GTGTGTATATCTCAAAGTATTCTGACTGCCTTGATCTGAAACGCTGGTATGATGGCAAGACAGGCTATATTGTCCTCTTGAAGCTGATAAAG GGTCGAGTCAAAGAGGTGACAGAAAACTACACCCAGAACTTTACAACTCCATCTGCTGGCTTTGACTGTCATGTGTCAGAGCAGCTCCGGGCAGTGTGTGCCAGTACCAGCTCTTTCCTGGCTTTCGAGCGCACTCAG TATTATATATATGAGCTGCTGGAAGGAAGTGGTAACACTGAGTCATGCCCAAGACATGTGTGTCCATTTGCTATTGTGGCCTTCTCCTATGGGAAGACTACCATTTCATTAGAGTTAAAGGAGAAAAG ccAAGAGAAAACAT tatttcattaCCAACCCTGGAGTGGTCAGCTCAAGATTGAGTCCATTGTCTACGATGTAGGGTTGAAATCCATTCACGGAGCCATGTTCCCTGCAAATCT tCCAAAGACAGTTAAAGTAGACCATACTATTGGAGTCTCTGAACTGAGGAAGACATTGCCTGAAGCGATTTTTGAAACTTCTCTTGTTGGTGAAG CCTCTCTCGAAGGCAGGTGTTTCAGCTTGTACGATGTCGTCTCCTGTGAGGTGAAAAGTGATCTGTCTCTTTTAACTCATGAGTTAAAGGAGAAAGACATG GCCCTTGTTATATATTTAGATGACAGTGGTTTCCTGGTAGTGTTACATTCATCTCATTTCCTTTCCTATgaag GTGCAGCAACCGATAAAGCCTCTGCTCTTCaaggaatgtttatttttccagaTTCCAGAACTGTGCCAAGAG AGACCAAGATTGGACACAGCGAGTCTAAGGTGTCAGCAGAGGTTCTTCAGGTTCTCCCAGCCCTGAACTATGCTGAATCAGAAATGGAGAAGTGTCCTCCAAATCAGCAGGGGGAGCCTCTCAGCATAGTGGAGAAGCATCTGCAGAACTTTGccactcttttttttccaggacTGTCAAGCATCCCTGCTAGGGAGGCTAGTATGTTTCCTGACCAGTATGACGTACCTGATGGTTTCCCACTGATTGCCCCAAAATGGACAGAGGAGGCTGGGGCACGCTTAAACACTTACATGAAAAATCCATGCAGCTTTCAACTTTCAATAGAAAGGACACTGGAGCTGCTTACTGCTGGAAAACAGCAGCGCAGTGACGAGCATGACGATGACGTCTATTACTACATATCGTCCCCTGAGGAGGCCCCTCAGACACCTTCTGGCATGGTTTCAGAGAGGGATGTGGCGGCTGAATCTGATCATATAATTGGCAGTAATACTTTATCACATGAATTAAAAAATGCCAGAGAGCAGCAAACAGAAAGGCAAAAGAATGTAACTGCTGAACTCTCCAAGGACATTGGTACACCCAGTGCAGCTGGGGTTGCAATGACTGAGAGTACAGATATCTCACCTAAGTCATGTGACTTGCCTACAGAACCTTGTGTTAATACTGCTGCAGACAGTGAAAAAACATTGCACAGTAACACAGCTAATGATGAATGCAGTGCAGGTTCAAGGGATGTCTCACAAGAACCACCCATTCAGTCCACGGGTGTAGCATTATTATCATTAACAGTAAATGGAAATGATGCCTCGGGTATGGCAGCTATGCCCACCCAGCATCTTCAGACAGCCACTGACGTTGACCTTTGCAAGAAAGTAAATTGCATGCTGGATGTTCCTCACAAAGTTGGGGAACAGATGCCTGATGTGAGTAAAGAGGTTGCAAAGGAAGCTGGCCTTACAATACCTGTTTCACTCCCTGTCACATCAGTGAACCAGATGGACACATTAACTACAGGTTGTGTAGAAGTACACCCACAGGTGGACAGTGATGTTCCTCCTGAGAGGACGCTTAATTTAAAACTCTTACCACGACGCCGTGGCAGAAGGAAAAAGAGGGGTTTAAAACGAAATCCTAACAAAGTCCGGCAAACACCGGTGTCCGTTCAAAACACTAATTCACCCTCTTGCTCATCAGTAGAAGCATCCATTGAACAGAGTAGTAATAGTGAGACAGTGCTTTCTTCACCTAGTAGTCAGCCACGACAAAAAGACTGGCGTTCATTACCAAGACGCAAGAGGCATTGGAAAGCTGATATCAGTATGAAGCGGATATTGAGGTCAGATGTTAAGGCCAGTGAAACAAAGTCCTTGGTGGAGAACATTAGTGACATTACAGAGCTTGCAGGATACATGACCAGCACACCAAAAAgaaagatggatggatgtaGCATGAGAGAACGATATGGgcttaaaacaataattacagaTTGTGGAAGGATCTTTGTCCCCCATGGCTCAGATGCTGCACCAGGAGATGTAAAATTACCAAAAGACACCAAAGATGATCAGGACTTTTCTCTTGAAAGAGCAAATAGTCCTTCTAAGGAGAAGCTAAGTAAGCCCACTTCACCATTAACACATGCTAAATCTCCCCCAttagaaatggaaaagaaaggTCAGCATATGCCACTTACTCACATACAAAACATTCCTGTGATCACATCTTCTAAAGCACAGTCCTCCCAACAAGCAACTGTTCAAGCAGAGAAAGATGACACATCCCATAACAATTCTGATCAGTCACTGGATTCTGACTTACAACCAACCTCTACTGAAAAATGCAAAGGCAAAATAAAAGACCACGTGTACAGAGCAATATCTATAAGCAAATTAAAGACAGTGCTTAAAAGAGCAAAGATGACTAAATCTCCTAGCCCAGGGGATCATGGAAAATCAGATAATGGAGAACCtgaagtgaaaaaaacaaaaccaaatattGATGTGGACTTGACATCAACAAGTGGAAAATCAAGTCCTCATAAAGATATGAACAACAAACACAGTGTGTCACAGGATAATTCAGAATCTGCTGGGAACCAAGAGCCACTAGAAAATACACTATCTAAGCAAACCCTTGTGTCTTGGAGAGAACTCAAGACCTCATCCTCCCAAGCAAAGCTGAtgtcaaaaaacacaaaagaaaatg GATGCATCACTTTAGACAAACCTCCCCCTTTTGCTGTAGTTAAACAAGCTGACCATCAGCTCATATCTACCATTACTGGGGATAGGGCAGAAGGAAAAAATATTAGCTCTGATGGCAAAACCTGTAAAGAGGGTCTGGCCACTGGTGGATCTCCACCTTCAGATGCTCTTAATCTCCTGGCTGACTTGGCACTCAGTGCAAATAGTGACAAAACAGCTAACCTGGGAGAAAAACCCAGACAGGATACCCATGTTGGAGTCAAGACTAGTAACTCGCCGGAGTCGGTCCTTCATGCTTTGTTGCAAAATCCTACAACCAGATTAAAATTACCTCCCACGTCCCCTTACCAAATGGGTCTTGAGGTAGCTGGGGATTTGATGTTGGATATATCAGAAGAGCACTCATACTCACAGCCCACCTCTTTGCTGTCAGGTTTGTCAAGAGCATGCTCCCAGGTTCCCCCTCCAGTTGGATGTGTTGAGTCTCTTCTGTCCCTGAACCCTGGGCTTCTGAAGTTACCTGATCAGACTAGTGGTCTAGCCAATCAAGAGAAAGGAGGCAAAAATGGATGGAAATACCTGACATCTTTAAGTATGCCACCCTCCTCTGGCCTCAAGAGGTCTAAATTTCTCCGCCACAGACGCATATTTGAAAAGGAGGGCTCAATTCAAGTAACAAGATTTTGGAGAGAAATCTATGATTTTAAATTTGACAGCAAATTCACAAATGTGAAGCTAGACAAAACTGTGACAAGGGCACTACATGG CAAATGGGATTTCGGCATTCAAGACAACTATGAGCAGGTCCATCTTATCTTCCATATGTGGATAGGCCTTTTCTACAGCAAGTCCACTTCCAGGTTCTTTCATTTTGACCAGAACTGTCCACCTCTAGATCTAAATCCGTCACAAAGTATTGGTCCAGTTCAGCCTGCAGTGCCACTTCCTGATGTTGGTTTGGGCTCAAGTGAGGACAGAACTACTTCTGTGCAGCCTGGTCCAGATATTCTGGACCTTTCACTGAAGGCATCTGGGCCTGTGAGTCAttgcaccatgtcacaaggaaGCAGTGAGGAGGATCAACCAAGCAGCAAAAGATCAAGACCTGAGCACACCTCAGAAAGCAAAGGGCCAGAAGTTAGGGCTAATTCAAACCTTTCTCTTACG GATTCCATTGTGGATGACTTGGATGGAAATTCTGTGCCTAACAATGACGATTACAGTGACATAGAGAATGACAGCACCACTGAAACCTCTTACACAAAACTCCTGGAGAACAACAATGCATACAGTAATTTGTGTGAACAGACATTAAGTATGCACATAGATGAACAGAAATCATTGAAAGCTCAGAAGAATGAACCTGTTTTCAAGAATCAGGGAATTTCAGAGGCTTTGAGGATAAAAAGTGCAGGGAAGATGGCCTCTGGAACATTGAATAGCCTTGATACAAAAGCTCTTGCTGTATTCCATCAGGTTGTTGGGCCTGCCAGGCCCAAGATGCACACTAAGATGCCTGACCAAGTTCATGGACGTAAAATCATCCTTAAGTCACTGAGCTTTAAGGACAAAGGTGGAGCTCGAACACCTACATCAGTgatcagtgagtgtgtgtccaaaGATGAAGAGCATGAAGCAGCGCTCAGTGGGAAAAGCAGAGGCATTGCACCAGTGCACTGTCGTAATAACAAAGATGAGTGTGCATTTCAAAACCTGGTAGGACACAGTTCTGCTAGTTCTGTGGCTGTGCATGGTGGAAATGATGCTACAAAACTGAAAGTGAAATCTTTGCTTAATACCAGCAATGACATACCTATGAATGTgcataatgataataataagaCAACAGACAAAATTAAAGATGCACAAGCTGACACAACTGGGAAAATACATGATGATAAAACAAAGAAGCAAGTTAGACCCATGCCTGATATCAGACATGAGATGTCTCTGCTTGATACCAGAGATGACATGTCAGTCAACAAAGTGAAAGATAAGACACCTCAGACTGCATGTCAAGTGAATGTTGCAAAAGCTGAAGTTAAACCTAAGCATGATATCAGAaattacacacctgtacatacacAGGATGTGAATGATGCAAAGGATAGAATTACAACTATGCatagtgtcagagatgacaCTCCTGCAGATGTACAGGATGTAAATAAATCTATAGAAGATGGAGTTAAAGCTGTTCATAATGTCCAAGATGACACTCCTGCAGATGTACAGGATGTAAATGAATCTATAGAAGATGGAGTTAAAGCTGTTCATAATGTCCAAGATGACACACCTGCAGATGTACAGGATGTAAATGATACAAAGGATGAAGTTACACCTGTGCatagtgtcagagatgacaGAATGGTAGATGTACAGGATGTAAATGAATCTGCAAATGTTGGAGTTAAAGCTGCTCATAATGTCCaagatcacacacctgcagatgtACAGGATATAAATGATGCTGCAAAGAATGAAGTTACACCTGTGCATACTGTCAGACATGACAAACTGGTAAATGTACAGGATGTAAATGAATCTACAAAAGATGGAGTTACACCTGTTCATAGTGTCCaagatcacacacctgcagatgtACAGGATGTAAATGATACAAAGGATGAAGTTACACCTGTGCatagtgtcagagatgacaGAATGGTAGATGTACAGGATGTAAATGAATCTGCAAATGTTGGAGTTAAAGCTGCTGATAATGTCCaagatcacacacctgcagatgtACAGGATATAAATGATGCTGCAAAGAATGAAGTTACACCTGTGCATACTGTCAGACATGACAAACTGGTAAATGTACAGGATGTAAATGAATCTACAAAAGATGGAGTTACACCTGTTCATAGTGTCCTAGGTGACACACCTATAGATGTACAGAATACAAATGATGCTGCAAAGGATGAAGTTACACCTGTGCATGGAGTCAGAGATGACAAGCCAGTAGATGTACAGGATGTAAATGAATCTATAGAAGGTGGAGTTAAAGCTGTTCATAATGTCCAAGATGACACGCCTGCAGATGTACAGGATGTAAATGATACAAAGGATGAAATTACACCTGTGCatagtgtcagagatgacaAGCCAGAAGATGTACAAGATGTAAATGAATCTGCAAAAGATGGAGTTACACCTGTTCATAGTGTCCAAGATGACACACCTATAGATGTAAAGGATATAAATGTTGCCGCAAAGGACAGAATTACTCCTGTCCAGAGAGAAAATGATGACACACCTATAGATGTACAGGATGTAAATTATGCAAAAGAAGGGGATACACCTGTGCAGAGCGTCATTGATGACACACCTATAGATGTACAGTATGTAAATGATTCAGAGGAAAGAGTTACACCTGCGCATAGTGTCAGAGATGATGCAACTGTTCAAGATGTGaatgatgaaacaaagaaaGCTAAACCTAAGTCTGATGCCAGAGAATCTGTGAGTGAACATCCAGATGTTGATCAGACAGAAGGAATGGTAGTTGATGAAGTGCAAATATCAAGTGACATAACAGAGCATATGGTGGAAAGAGATGAGAATAAAACACGTGAAGAAGAATTTCTTTGTAATAATACGAACCTTGAAACAgtttcagaaaagcaaaaagataGTGATGATGAGCCACATGTATCTGCTCTGGAACAAGATTTTACAGATAGTGTACATGTGGAAATCTGTGATGAGAAAACTTTAGAAGAGATGCATGTAGATGTTTCTGGGGGTGAAACCCCTGTTGAACAGATAAGTTCTATGAAAGAGGATAATGTTTTAAAGCGGCATGAGGGTGAAGTAGCAACAGAGATTTCTGTGGTAAAGAATGATAGAAAGCAAACCAGAGATTATGCTCAACCAGAGATTGCAGAGTATTTTTCTGCAGATGATGTGAGCTCAAAAGctcattgttttttgttgaagGAAGGTGATCGTTCACCTGCTGTTAGTGACATGTGCATTCTAACAGAAAATGATAAAAGCACCGTGCTTCATCCCTCTTCTGTGGTTCAAAACGAGACTCCTGAAATCAATCAACGTGAACTTAAAGAAACACATGTTGATGTTTCATCCTGCACTGCAGTCATAAACCAGGAAAGTGGCACTGACCAAAAACACTTGGCCCCCACAATTTGTGAAACTTTTGCAGATGAAGTTCCTGGGATGTCATCAGGAGACAGTCAGAATGTGTCAACACCATCTATCCAAATAAATTCCGAGCTTGGGATGACCAGCAGAAGCTCTACCCCTACTCAGGACGAACTGCCATACACCCAAGAGGTGTGTGAGAACATAAGGATTCAGCAAGTTGGGCATTTGCAAGACAATCACACTTCTGAGCAAGTTCCTCACTCTGTAACCAGGAGCCCTACCATTGCAGGGTCAGCTCTTAATAGCTCAATTATAGAGAGACACATTTCTAGCTCTCCTTGTTACAAAGTACAATCTTTTCCTCAGGGTCCTGATTGGTCCTCATATGAAGCCACGGGTGATCTCACTGATGAAAGTAGATCATTAACTCAAAAACCTGTACCCAAACAAAATTTGCGTAATTTGGTTCATGAAACCATTTCTTCACGAGAACTTTCTTCCAAGGAAAATCAGTCCCAAAAGTACCAATATGGGCATTTTTCTGAGCAATATAAGGAACTGTCACCAGAACTGTCTTCATGGGCACATGGTTCTAGCTTCAAAACAGATAGACCAAGTAGACTCAGGGAACCTTATGCATGTGATCAGGATTCAGAGGGTTTTCCTACACATTTCAGTATTTCTGATAACAGAGAATTTGCATATATGCCAAAAGACACTACAGAGAGTGAATCACATATCCCTGACTGGGTACACCAGATTCACTATGCAGATTCCAAATACACTGTGCATGAGTCAAATGAAAGAGCGTTTCCTTATAAACATCGATCAGATTTAAGCTTGTCTGAATCTAACGAGGAATCGGAGAGCCAAGGGATGGGCAGTATTCGTTACAGTAGAAAGAAATCCAAGAGGACCTTCTGTCAAGATGAGTGGAATGAAGAAGACTTTGATGGCATTATTGATTACAGCATTAAAAAGACCTTTTCTTGTGGTGTAGAAcgaacaaaaatattaaagacacacacatttagccCATATCAATGTAGACGAGAAAGCAGACAGATATTCGACTGGCGCAGGTATTTCAGAAGAGAGGGAGTGTTCAAATTAAGTGAAGGGAATGATAGATTTGTCCATAATCCACCTTCTTCTATTGTCACTGTGTTTGACAAGAAAGGTAACAGAGTCATATTTGAAAACCCTTCCACTTTAAAGCGATCAATAGGTGCACATGGTGTGAGTGTTAAAGACTCTTTTCATACCTGGGAAGATCAACGATCAAAATCTAACATTACCCAGTCTTTAATGGAACTTGAATATCTTATCTTCTCAGAGAAGATGAATCAGATGCTCAAAAATTGCAAGGCTACCTCCAAACCTAAGTCACAACACAGACATAATGTAAACTCAGTTGAAAATCTTATGACCATTCGATTTTCAAGACTTGAGGAAGAGGATACAACTGCATTTGATGAGACATGGCCAACTCTTCCTAAGTTTAAGATAAACGTGGACATGTCTGAAAGGAAAGGCATGAGGAAGATAATAAATTATGGAAAACCCTTGCATCTCCAAAGCCTTTTCTGTGAAAGAGGCACCATGGCAGCTTGCTCCAGGATATCAGACATTACAAAAGATTGTGCAAAATCCTACAACAGCATGATGAATGATGTCTGTGCTGGCAAAACTATCCCTCATCAGAATAACAAGAGCAAAAGGAAATGGGATATTGAGAGTACTGCCTGCATCAAACAGTCTGCATTTTGTGGACGCATCAAAAAAGACATGTTTGATAATCTGCATGATAATTTGAACTCCATTGTGAGGCAAGCATGCAAGATTAAGTACAAGTTCTACATCTTAGTGACATCATCAGACAGCTTTTTTGAGGAAACCAAG GAACTACTGGAGGCAGAGGGACACGCTGCAGTTGAGCCTTATCAGTTTGAAATAGATGAAAGTGGGCAAACACCTCTTCTAATTTTACTTAGAAATGAGGATATTGCAGAACACATATGTGAG GTTCCACATTTGCTTGAGTTAAAAAAGTCATCCAGAGTTCTCTTTGCGGGCATTGACCGGCCAGATGACGTTGTCAACCTCACACATCAGGAAGTTTTTGCCAGGGGAGGCTTCGTGGTCTTTGATGAAGCTGCTTTGGATGCGCTGAGTTTGG aaaacatgaaaaaggtTGTGGGTGTTATGGAGGAACTGGATAAAAAAGGGAAATGGAAATGGTTTCTGCACTATAGAGACAGCCGCAAACTTCGGGAAAACGTGAG CAACTCATGCCAATGA